The Syngnathus scovelli strain Florida chromosome 7, RoL_Ssco_1.2, whole genome shotgun sequence DNA window TCATGCTGCTACTACAGACCTGCTGTGGCCTGCCTGAGATTGGAACAGACCCCGCATTGCATGACTTGGTCCATGTGAGTCGTCTTGCACGGTTTCAAGAGGCTTACCTCAGGTGCAACCTGACAAGCCTCTCATTGATGCTTTTAGTTTAGCTTAGTCAAAGTGGCCTGTTTAGCATCAGTCCGGAACATGTTGCGGAACATGTGGCGCAGCCTGTTCAGGACAGTATTCCTAGAGCAGGCATGAGCATAATTTTGTGCTCTATGgccacatttgatttttttttcaggcctaaCATGCACCGAGTGACGTTGCTGATTGCAACACAACTGGACAATTGCAAACCAATTGGTGGCACGATTGACCCTGTCACCCCCACTGTTCTAATTGCCACGTTGTAAAGAAAGAAGTAGATTGTTGTAACGGCTGTAGCTTGATTATAATAACACAAAGAGAGGAAATCGGCAAGAAATAAAGGCGCAAGTGTGgatatttatatatacaatatacACATACGAACTGTTTTGATATGGTGGAAGTCATACGTACTTTCTTGATTGCATCTCTGAGTTGCAACGCTGTTCATCTCTAATTTTTTAATCACAACAAAGATGCTTGACCAATAATGAAAATTTGTTTTAGAACATCCCGCGCGACAGTTCAGTTGCATTTGTTTGCTTTCCTAAGTGTGCAGCAAGTGGTCATACGGGCCACGTCATTAGTagatgaagaaagaaaaaagttacAATGTGAATGTAAAATTATGTAAAGAAAAATAgttatattttaataataaaaattcaTTTTCAGTTTTGGAATTAGTAGTCCTGCAGTGGTTTGAATGGCAATTCTTAGTCAGTGCCACAATACTCAGTCAGTGCCAGTCCCAAACTGGCATAAACATGTCTGGGTTGTGCCAGGAAGGTCATGTTTTGTAAAAACTTTGCCAAACAAATGATACGAGTAACTTACTGTGGTGACTGCTCATGGGAAAACCCAAAAATTGCATCTTAATTAAGTCAATAATAATTTAGGGACGAACTCTTGATTTTCCCACAAGAATAATTTATGTCGGTAGTCCTCGGTACAATTTTTTACATGCTTTGTTATGTTATTGACGGTTACGTGAATTGAATGAGATGCCATTGATTTGATGAAttacaatttattttaattcattaaTTTTTTAGGGCAAACAGCTAAATTAATGCAGCAAATATCACAGGCTTACTCTTGGTCATGTGAATGATTGGTGGGTTGGATTAAAGAAAAGCATACATGGTTGTACAGTATGTGTCCCACATAACATAGTCAGCCCATCCATGCTCTCAAGTGACGTCTCTATGTAAGTATGGCGAATGGCATATCAGGAGCATTTCAAGAAAAAGTGCCTTGCATGAAAGTTAAACCTCCATACAGAACAGAAGATCCTGCATTTATCATACTTTGCCTTTCACACAGAAAACAGCAAAGCACGATATTGGCATGATTGAGCTCGTATTCAAAGACAGTGAAGAAAGAAACAGTGAATATAAAAAGTCTTCATACAACTGTTCAAATAtatactgtctcagaaaattagaatattgtgataaagttctttattttctgtaatgcaattaataaaacaaaagtgtcatacattctggattcattacaaatcaactgaaaaattgcaagccttttattattttaatattgctgattatggcatacagcttaagaaaattcaaatatcccatctcaaaatattagaatatcatgaaaaagtatgctaatagggtattcaactaatcatttgaatcgtctaattaactcgaaacacctgcaagggtttcctgagccttgaaaaacactcagcttggttcagtaaactaaatcacaagtatggggaacactgctgatctgactcctGTCCAGAGGGCCATCaatgacaccctccatcaggagggtaagacacaaaaagaaatttctttaagagcaagctgttcacagagtgcagtttcaaagcacatctacaaaaagtctgttggaagggggaaaaaatggcATTTAACAGCGGTGTGTaggcttgttttctttttatatctACTCTATATGAGTCAAAAGTTTCACCCTCTTGCGGCATTCTCTCTCATTTATGGCTCTGATGCGACTTTCAATGTGGAATATTGATGGGACACCTTTGTGCACTTGTTCCATCTTCTACAGAGGGAGGACATGCATGGAAGTGTAACTTTCTGATTATTTTTATAAGCAGTGTGAAAGGGGCTTTAATTTGAGCATTTTGCCCACTTGTATGGTCCCAAATGATTCAAACCTGCTTGTCTTAATTAATTCACACTGGTTACATCAGGGGTCACTAACCATTTTGAAGTATTTCCTGTGTACTGATTAATGTGAAGGTCTACCAGCTCTACACATAGTTCTGGAATTTGCACAAACTATATTGAATCATGTAATTATTAAAGATTAGTATTAATCAATGATAATCTGGAGACaagaaatatttctttttttcaattatttacAATCTAGCATACAGCTTGATTGTGTGCAGTCAGTAGGCCTATATAAAAAGGCTATGTAGTCTTAATATGAACATAGATGCATGTTTTAGTCTGCTGCTTCGGTTTCACAAAGCACAATTAAAACAAGTGGATTACTGCTGAGTCCCCTCCCCTAACCTATTACAAAGCATTTCACGATTCCGTtggccaaatgtaaaaatgtcgcTCCCATGTGGCCAATGGAGGAACTGAATGACAGGAGAAGTAAAGCCTATCCTTCTAGGTGCATTTATTTTCATAGCTATTTCCCCCCCATCTTAGTTTCAAGTGAAATTTCACCTGATGGAGCAAACATGGCTATTTGCGTAATAATTCTGACTTTATGTTAAAATGGCTGACACTGCAAGCATTTTCATGGGTACTGTAGTGGCATTTGGAGCGGTAGTTGAATTATCATGTACAATTTATAGAATTCTAGGGTATGCCGTGAAACAACAAACATCCAGAAGCCTTGTACATTTGAAAACTGTAAAACTGTACACTACTGGATGTGGTTATTGGTTAATACAGTGTTTGATGTAAATAGTTAATTTTGACATTGCAATGTTGAGTCACTCATTCTCAAAGTGTATGCTGAAGGACATTCAGGTTGTAACAATGAAACAGCTCACTGGGCTATTTCGTTTGTAAGAAGAAATTATTCATCGACAAGTTACTCAAGTTGACACGTCTGCTCTCGTGGTTGTTCATATGGAGAATATAGCGCCATGTAAATCTGACAATTTATTGGTCTCTATATACCAGTGGCTGTCAAACTGTGGTCAGTGTTTGCACATTACTGTATTTGATCATTTTGTTCCAAATGCAGTTGTTGACAATCTAGGCagaaaaaaatagatcaattaaaaagGTGGGTGATTTGTCATGTCACTTGTAAAAGGCAACACGGCCTGTCCTACGTAAACAGATTACGTGTGGAAAGAAGACTTATCTGTGGCAAGAAGACTTTGTGTAAACCACTCAACTGTGTGCCTTGAGAGCCCCCAAGGAGGATGAGTTTAATTATGCTACTGTGAGGGGGGACAAAAGTTAATGTTAAGATAGTCGAAGAGACTTGAGTAGTCTGAAGAAACGTTATTTCATTTAAAACTCAAATACATATTTCCATTCTTGTTTATACTGAAAAGATATCACTAATTGTGAATGGGAGCGCAGTGTTAATTGAGACCATATCAAACATATGCGTCTTATTCCACCTGCATACCATTTATCTGTAAATAATGAGATCCAGAATAAAGGCTTTGCCAAAGGAAACAAAGTCTctaattttttttgtagtcatACAGTATCTGAAAATGTATCATCAAAACTAGCAGGCTGACCAAAAAAGAATGAAGAAAATGAtccatcaacacacacacagtgatcAAATAtgatgagttgttttttttaattgttacaAAAAAAGATACACCTGAAGAAACAGCCTCCAGATTTTTGATCATGAATTTCATGAAGTTGAAATGTGGTTCCTCATTCCCAActttagtaaaaagtactcaacCCAAACatcccaccctccctccctccatcatcatcatctactTGGATCCGGTGGAGAGCAGAGCGATAAGTCCGGAGGAAGCGCCGATTGACAAGATGTAGTtgctggggggagggggggagtgcgTTAAGGCAAAAACTCCCCTTCTTGTTTGTTTGACATAAAATACTTTTGTGCAGGATGATAAGAAAGGATACACAGCAGGGTTGAAGTTCTTGAGCAGGAAGAAGGATGCCACGATGACAAGCACCAGGAAGAGGGTGTTGTTGTAGAAGATGGAGAAGGTGGTGGCCTCGTAGTCAGCTACCTCATTCTTCTTCCAAAGAATCCTGagcaaatagaaataaaaaaaaaaaaagatatatatcgTGAGAAAGGGACAATGTCGTCTGCTATGTGCATTAAAACAAAAGTACTCAAGTCTTTTTCAGCAGCACATTTTACCTCTCATCTTTCTCTTTGCGAGACATCTTGCGATTGTCAGCCTCGGAAAGCTTCCTGGTGACCTCCCTGGAAACAGCATCCTCACGTTTCTGAGCAACTCTGAAAGGAACAGCAAGGAAAATTGGACAAGAATTGGTGAGAAAGATTGTTCCGAAACAACAGCTGTAGCTGGTAATTTGTGCAATCAAAGCAATCCAATCGCAACACAAGTTTGACAAGTGCCTAATTTATGCCCGACTTGAAATAGATGTCTCCTGCCCCTTGCCTCGAAATAAAAGGACACTTAATGACCTTTGCAACAAACATGACCACCACGTGTCATGGTAGGTGCCGGTAACGCAACACATCTCACATATAAAGTAGACATGGTATGTGTAGAGCTGATGTTGGGGTTAGAGGAAAAAATGTGTTCCTACACTCTGGACACATGAGCAATTGATACCAATGGGTCGTTTTAGCATCAAATTCACGTAATGAAGAAACAATATTTTGTTACTACAGTACACCAATTGAATATTTGTCTGTTCGGTGTCCACGCATTAGGGACACTGTTTATATTGGTCGACGTGAAATACGGTGTTCTGTCCATCTTACTTGTGCTTGAGAACAAACTTGACGTTCTTGTAGGCAAAAGCCACAAGGTAGGTGCTGGCCAGAGTCATCACAGTGTACAGGAATGCAGACTGGACAAGATCCATGTGCCAAATCCTCCAGAACAACCCTTGGAACACACAGGAACCAAATCAAACACATTTCAGTGATTTGCTTTTTATTATCTATGGAAAAGCCTGCCGTAGTAACAGTTATGCTAACGTTATCTGATCATTGCGTTATAACTCACTTGTAGAAAATTATAAATTGTACAAAGATTTACTATCGTGTGCGACGTcttttgattatttatttgaaGCTTGACAGTGTCGTGGAGTAGCATTTAGCAATTAGCTGCTGGAAAGTATACTCACAAATGGGGATTGCAGAAACAATGAAAGCATTTGCGTAGAAGAGCGCGGTGGACTTTGTCGACAGGTTTCTACTGAAGTCCTGGAGAAGAAGATCTTCCTCTGACTGCTGTTTATTGTTGACTTTAGGCGCCATAACTGTGAGGAGTGATTGAGTTTCCTAGCTGACTGCTCGGCTGCAGACACAAGAGGACTGACACGTCGCTAGGAGAGCTCAAGAGGGACGCGTCAGCATTAATCCGGAAGTGTACCGCTCGCTTTCTTCTTTGGATTCTTCGCTCAGGAACGGGATATAGCGTACACTTTCAGCGTCGCCCTCTACAGGTAAAACTGTTTATTTCATATAAATGCCTAAagtcgaagaagaaaaaaactggCTTGTGTAGTACCTGAAAATGATACTTTAGTAAAAATCCAAGCATTTTAACAGAAAATAATATTGGAAGTAGTCACCCGGTAGAAAATTATTTCAGTAAATCTTAAAATTATCTGACATTTCCTGTATagctacataaaaaaaaaaagagtggttAGAAGAATTTTgattgattgtttttatttaatgtaATTCTATTTTTATTATGGGTTCATATTTAGTTTACATGAGTGGCTTACAGTCAGTAACGGCCCTACAACTAAATAAAAACTGTAACTATAATGAAACATCCAAAATGCACGACACGCACACGCGCTCACTcgcacacgcacgcaagcacgcacACGACAACATTATTTCATGACTTGAAAGATGCTTAACCTCCTTCTATAAAGTGGCACTCAACTTTCTCTTTCGAGAGGGCCAACAAAGAaatcaaacattaaaaaaatgacacagCCTTTCTCTTCTTGGCAGAAATGTGACTTCATCATGACTCATGCGTATTTTTCTGCTAAAGCAACTTGTGTTACTGCAACATCAGCATTGTTGGACTCCCTCTGCAATATTACTTGGACAGAATAGATGCTCTAAGAGCAGAAAATAAACCTGATGCTTGCATGACACATGATTTCAGCAGCCATTCATCAATGCATTCACTCTCTTCTTCCTTCCCAACATCCTGTCAAGTGTACTTCTCTTTTTATGAATTAATGGAGAAGTGTGCCTCTCTTCTTCTTGCTATTCACATTCCACaaactagaatttctttgccacaaaaaacacaatgcataatgctttgatgtctattgcagagatgggaccaagtcacacatatgcaagtctcaagtaagtctcaagtcttaaccttaaagtctcaagtaagtcccaagtcatttttttcttgatcAAGTCACAGattatgtcaagtcaagtcaagtcaagtccttaaatgcATAATACTTTGATGTCTATTGCAGAAatgggaccaagtcacacatatgcaagtctcaagtaagtctcaagtcttaaccttaaagtctcaagtaagttccaagtcatttttttcttgggcaaatcaagtcaagtcaagtcacagattatgtcaagtcaagtcaagtccttaaataggtcaagtcaaatccaagtcaagtcaccttattattgcaattttacccACAGAATCTGATCTTATTAATGTAAAAAGACAAGATATAAGTAACTTTAAGTAACCATCATTGTCCAATGTGTCTaacctgtttaaaaaatatgacaataatttggatttgcactgtaattactgatattcagtaaaatacaccattgaatcaaacaaaaaagaaattacctCATACAATGATATATTGACGGCTCAATCTAAACAAATTAACATCTGCAGACAGTGTCTGACACATTTGAGTTCCAAATATGAAAATAGAAtctgaaaaaaatctgaaagaagAAACACATTAAAGAGCATTAGAAACATTTTATGTTTCATCTGTAACATCTGGAGACACCAGAGCTTACATATCTTGCACGgtgctgtccgtcttttgccGTCATAAAGGTAATTACGATAGCTGAAGGTGATGACTCGCGGTACCGCTCCTgctcccgctgacatgtttgtgcatgtctgatataaaggggcgtgattctccaataaacacgttAGGTACGTAGAGAGGGCAAAACTGATTGATTGATAGGGTAGTGATCCAATTAGGACaacgccattctcagcctgcgctcctaccgtgttatcgatattatttttttaaatgtattattaattttatattcaaactgaaaacgtaaactaaataacactgaagtcattcaagtcatcctgtctcccgagtctttaactgccaagtccaagtcgagtttttttattttttgtcaagtcaagtcacaagtcatcaaaacagcgactcgagtcgactcgagtccaagtcacagtgactcgagtccccatctctgGTCTATTAATATGCAAATGTATATGCTAATGTGTTTGGTGCCAGTCTAGACGGCGCCAAGATGGCGCCGGCCGAGACGGCGCCATTTTGGCTGACGCCAAATGTGCATGCTAATGTGCTGGCGGCGCCAGCCGAGGCGGCGCCATCTTGGCTGGCTGGGGCCATTTTGGCTAGCTGTGGCCATCTTGGATGGGGATCTGCAGGGCTATGTGTTTTAGGAGCCAGGTGTTGGTGCACctaatttgacattcaataGTTTGCGGGAGCCGTTCATGTGCACctaatttgacattcaataGTTAGCGGGGGCCGTTCAATAGTTTGCGGGCCGTAATCATCTCCAAGAGTCGAGTCGTTTAAAAGCCTGCATTTACTGAGAGCTGAAGGCCGCTGAAGGCCGTATATTTCAGTATATTTGATATGCCTCCAGCATATTTTGTATGTTATAATTTGTTTAGATCGTTTTATGAAAGTTGTCTAAGTTAAAACATGTCCTGACTAAAAAACACATGATACACAGAGTGATTGTGGCCATCTTGGATGGGGATATGTAGGACTATGTGTTATAGCTGCCAGGTGTTTGTGCACctaatttgacattcaataGTTTGCGGGGGCCATTCATGTGCACgtaatttgacatacaatagttAGCGAGGGCCGTTCAATAGTTTGCGGGGCTGTAATCGTCTCCAAGAGTTGAGTCGTTAAAGCACCGTCAATGTGTTGAAAAAGGTATCTAAAGGAGAGAGGCCAGGTGTTGATGCACctaatttgacattcaataGTTAGCGGGGGCTGTTCATGTGCACCTAATTTGATATTCAATAGTTAGCGGGGGCCGTTCAATAGTTTGTGGGGCCGTAATCGTGTCCAAGAGTCGAGTCGTTTAAAAGCCTGCATTTACTGAGAGTTGAAGGCCGCTGAAGGCCGTATATTTCAGTATATTTGATATGCCTCCAGCATATTTTGTATGTTATAATTTGTTTAGATAGTTTTATGAAGGTGGCCCGGTGGCGCActcggtagcacgtccgcctcacagttaggagggtgcgggttcgattccatctccggccctccctgtgtggagtttgcatgttctccccgggcccgcgtgggttttctccgggcgctccggtttcctcccacattccaaaaacacgcttggtaggccgattgaagactccaaattgtccctaggtgtgagtgcgaatggttgtctgtctctgtgtgccctgcaattggctggcaaccggttcagggtgtcccccgcctactgcccgatgacggctgcgataggctccagcacgcccgcgacccccgtggggactaagtggttcagacaatggatggatggatagttttaTGAAAGTTGTCTAAGTTAAAACATGTCCTGACtaaaaaacacgtgatacacagaggtgtggtttgagaggGGGGTTGGACCGGCTGTGACTATATTACGGCAGAGTGTGAAACGGCCAGTTCACAGAAAAAAGCTAAGCTAAAGCTTTGgagttaaactgcaaacctgaagcccAAATCATGATAGCGGAGACACCGGTCAGTATacatctttgccgtaaaggccctgaTGGGTTGTTAGATGCGCCTAGGAAAAAACCTATGTATCTTAAACGTATGCAGCAGCCTCcgacagaaaaacttgagcaaaGCTGGCATCTGACTCTGAGGGGATTTAAATTTCTTTTCTTCATGAGAAACGAAGGGGACTCTGTACCAGCCAACGCCTGTGAGACAGCCATCGGAGAAGGAGGAAGAATAAGATGGCTCAAAAATGGCCCGCCATACGACTTTTAGCAATTTTCCATTTGTGTCGCCCAGGTCTGCGTCTGCGCTAGAGTTGTCTCGGGTCGACCAGAGTGTAATTGTACAGTTCGGTACAGTTTGCACACCTTTGGAAAGCTTTTCTCCCGTCCCGTTCGCCACAGATGTAATATActgtataatataaatatactgAAATATACGGCTTTCAGCTCTCAGTAACTGTAGGCTTTTAAATGACTCGACTCTTAAAGATGATTACGGCCCCGCAAACTATTGAACGGCCCCCGCTAACtattgaatgtcaaattagGT harbors:
- the ssr3 gene encoding translocon-associated protein subunit gamma encodes the protein MAPKVNNKQQSEEDLLLQDFSRNLSTKSTALFYANAFIVSAIPIWLFWRIWHMDLVQSAFLYTVMTLASTYLVAFAYKNVKFVLKHKVAQKREDAVSREVTRKLSEADNRKMSRKEKDERILWKKNEVADYEATTFSIFYNNTLFLVLVIVASFFLLKNFNPAVNYILSIGASSGLIALLSTGSK